GCCTATCCCCGTGAAGAGTGCCCCGAATCGGGCGTTCATGCAGAGGTCGGCAAGCCAGATCAGCCTCTCCCGCGGGACACCTGCAACGGTTGGGGGAAGCGCGTCCGCGTGGCCCCTGAGGATCGCCCGTAGCGCCGAGAATACCGCGTAGTCCCCGCCCGGCCTGATCCGGATGAACTCATCGGCAAGCTTCGCGGTATCGGTCTCCCTGATATCCACGACGACCAGAGTCCGGTCATGGTGCCCGTTATCCCGGTACTTCCCGGTGACGAACGTCGTATACCGGGAGAGGTGGCGGGGGTGCGACTCGATGGGGTTCGAGCCCCAGTAGATCACGACGTCGGCCCGGTTCTTCACCGCACCAAGCGTGCACCCCGGGTGACCCGCCTCCTGGATGCCCATGATCGACGGCCCGTGGCAGATCGACGAACAGTTGTCGATCACGCCCCCGATCGCCTCGGCGATCTGGATGCCGATGCACTGCGCCTCCGCGGACGTCCCGCTCCACCCGAACAGGAGCGGCCGTTCGGCGTCGGCGAGCACCTCTGCGGTATACCGGATAGCCTCCTCTAATCCAATCGTCTCCCAGGTTCCTCCCGTCTTTGAGACAGGGAGCATGAGACGGCTCCTTGAGAGGAACTTCTCCGAGCCGAGCGAGCATGCGTTGTCGACCGACCGGATCGCCCCGCCCTCGACCCGCACGACCAGGTCGTCGCAGAGGCACCCGCAGAGCGGGCAGGCGACGTCGCGGATGGTCACCGCCCCGCTGCCGTCGTCACCGGAGGGTGCCGGCACCGGAGGGCATGCGGCCCCGCCTTCCTCGATGAGGATATCCCAACCGGATCGCGGGGAGAGATCGGTTCGTTTCACCGTCCCTTTCAGCCATTTGTAGTCCGGAGCACCGGTTCCCCGCGTGGTCGCGTGCAGGATTGCATTCGCGTGCGGCCCGCAGGGGATGAACACGGTTCCGGAGACGAGATCGTCGCAGGGAGTGGCGATAAACACCTCCTCTCCCGTCCCGGTCGAGAGGAGAAGGCAGTCTCCTGCCGCGGCCCCGAGTTCCAGGAGATCGAACGGGTTGACGAAGCAGCGTGCCGTCTCAATGGAGTAGGCGGGCATGTCTTTGTAGTAGAGTTTTTTGCCCTGCGCGATCGTCCTCCCGCTCGTGATGAGAATATCCATTGATGGTCAGTCTGACCTCTGCGGCGATAATGGTTGCGGATTTACAATTGAAAAAAGTAAACGAAAATAAATTTACCGGGTGACCCGCACCAGGAAGAGAAGGGGTGCCGGGCACCCCGGTATCGTGAGTGTCACACCGGCACGTACCGCGCCGCCGCCACCTTCTCCTTCTCGAACGTCTCGCTGAGGGCGAAGAGATCGCTCCTCTCGATATGCTCCTCTGCCCGGGCGAAGACCTCGCCCTCTTCCGAGACGAAGTGGGCCTCGACCCGTCCCCGAAGATCGGCGAGCGCCGGCATCCAGGCGTCATCCCGGAGCGGGATCCTCTCAAACCGTGCAAGCGTCTCCCGGACATCGGTGTGCTCGTCGAGCGATCGCCATATCTCCTCCGGAACCCTGTCCCGGAGGTGTGCATACAGGGTAACCTCCTCTGCATGCATGTGCCCCGGCAGTTCCCGGCGAAGCGTGATGCACCGGACGTCCCGGGTCTCGGGGTTGCTCTCGAGTTCGTCGAAGAGTGCCCTGATGAGATCGTGATCCTCACGGATCAATTCAAGAATCTGCGGCATATACGTCCTCCGTCCGGTGGAGAATAGGGGATGAGGAACTTAACGGTTTCGCCCGGCCGATCCCGGCCAAAAAAGAGAGGTGTCGGCACCCTCGCCCGACGTGCTCAGCGTGCCGCAACGGGGAGCGCGCTCTTCTTTGCCTCCTCGTAGCTGCTCCCAAGACTCGAGAGATCGTCGCTGCTCATCTTCTGCTGCATCTCGGGGAAGATATGCTCCTCCTCCTCGCTGATGTGGTGTTCCACGTTCTCCTTGATCACCGTCACTTTCGCCACCCAGACGTCTTCCTCCGACGTGGATGCGCTGTCGAGCTGGGATAGGAGCGTCTTGACCGCGTTGTGCTCCTCGATCGATTCGAGGGCTATCTCCTGCATCCCCGAGTCCATGAGTTTCGGGTATACGGCCTGCTCTTCTCCGATCATGTGCGGTATGAGGTTCTCCTTTAATGCGTTGTACTTCTGCTCCCGGCTGCTCGTGCCCTTGCTCGAGAGTTCCGAGAGTTGCGAGAGCACCATCTCGTGCTCCTGCTTCAGTATGTCGATAACGCTCTGTGCCATCGATTCACTTCCCCCCGCTCTTGCAGGGAAGCCATGAGGGGCGAGGCGAATATATATACATTATGCGGTGCCCCGTCGCGCGCCCTCTCCTTGCTCCCCGGCGGCGATGCGCCCGGCTGTATGGCGTTTCATGCCGGTGCCCGACAGTCGTTGCCGGATATCCATAAATGCTGCAGGCACATAGGATTGTACATGCCAAACGAGGATCGGGGCACCCCTACTCCCGGGACGAAGCTCCGGCGCGAGCTCGGCCTTCCCGCGGTCACCCTCTCGGGCATCGGGATCATCCTCGGGGCCGGGATCTATGCCCTGCTCGGGGAAGCGGCCGGCATGGCCGGAAACGCCGTCTGGCTGACCTTTGCCGTCGCCGCCGCCATCGCCGCCTTCAGCGCGCTCGGCTACGCCGAACTCTCGTCGATGTTCCCTCGTGCCAGCGCCGAGTTCGAGTATGTCAGAAACGCCTTCGGGAGGGGGCTCGCGTTCGTCGTCGGGTGGCTGATCATCTTCTCCGGCATCCTCGGGGCCGCAACCGTCTCGCTCGGGTTTGCCGGCTACTTCTCGGATCTCGTCGGCTTCCCGCCCCTCCCCTCCGCCATCCTGCTCCTCCTCGTCCTTGCCGGGATCCTCTTCTACGGCATCAAGGAGACCGCCCGGGCCGCCATCGCGATGACCCTCGTCGAGGTCGGAGGAATCGTCATGGTCATCCTGATCGGCCTCCCGCACCTCGGACGGGTAGACTACTTCGAGATGCCCCTCGGGGTTCCGGGTCTCCTGCAGGCCTCCGCGCTCGTCTTCTTTGCCTACATGGGATTTGAGGAGATGGTGAAACTCTCGGAGGAGACCAGAGACCCGGAGCGAACCATCCCCATCGCCCTGATGATTGCGCTCGCCGTCTCCGTCCTCCTCTACATCCTGGTCTCCCTCGCCGCCGTATCAGTCGTCGGGTGGGAGCAGCTCGCCGCATCGAGGGCGCCCTTCGCCGAAGTCGCGTCCGTCGCTCTCGGCCCTGCGGCGTTCACCGTCATCTCCGTCATCGCCCTCTTCGCCACGGCGAACACCGCTCTCCTGATGATGATGGCGTCGTCCCGGATCACCTATGGGATGGCCTCCTCCTTCTCGCTCCCGTCCATCCTCGCCCGGGTGCATCCCCGGACACGGACGCCGTGGACTGCCATCGTCGCCGTCCTGCTCGCCTCCATCGCGTTCCTCTTTGCCGGCGAGATCGACTTCGTCGCGAACGTCACGAACTTCACGCTCTTCGTGACGTTCGTCGTCATCAATGCAGCCGTGATCCTGCTCCGCTATCGTGCGCCGGAAGTTGCCCGGCCGTTCCGGATACCGGGCAGCATCGGCAGGTTCCCGGTCATCCCGGCCGTCGGTATCGTCTCGACCCTCCTTCTCCTCGCCCAGCTGGAACTCCTGGTGCTGCTCATCGGCGGGATGGTGGTCGTCATCGGTGCGGCGATTGCCCTTGTCGGAACGCGGCGGCCGCCTTCCGCCTAGTCCTGCTCCTCTTTTGCCCGGTAGCGCTCGATGGGCCCGATGGCTTCCAGCCTCCCGTCCGAGAGGACGGACATGGCGCCGTGGCCGCACGCGACCAGGCACCGCCGGCCGGTCGCTCTGAGTTCTTCGTCCAGGTCATGGATCAGTTCGAGCAGTGCCTTCCTCTCTCTCTTGGCGCAGTCGCTGTCGACGTTGACCGAGGTCACCAGGAAGTCGGCGAGCGAGTTGTAGCGTCTCCGCGCCTCGTCGAGGCTGCCGAAGTTGATCAGTGTGTCGGCGGTGAAGATGATCCCGTGCGTGGGGCAGAAGAAGTAGACCTGGCCGTGCATATGTCCGCCGAGAGACTCGAGAACCTCGAACTCGAGGCCGTTGACCGTAAAACGTGCGAGGACGGGGAAGATCGAGCGCATGCCGAGCCTCTCCGCCGGAAAGACCTCGGGGTCGCCTGGGGGGGTGAAGTGCGAGAAGAGGTTGATGACGGTCGTGTAGACCTCTTCGAGGATCGAGGACTCGCTGCGCGACCCGTATGCCCGGTTCGCCCGGCGGATGATCTCGAGCGACCCGGTGTGCGTATACGCCTTCGCCTCGAAGAGTCCCCCCGCCCCGCAGTGGTCGGCATCGGCATGGGTGATGTAGATCCTCCGGATCTTCCCGAGATCATCGAGACCGTAGTGCCGGAACATCCGGACGGCATCCTCGTGATAGATCCCGTATCCGGTGTCGATCATCACCGTCTCGTCCGGGGCGCGGAGCAGGAAGATGTTCCCGCCGCCCGGCATCTGGAAGCAGAAGACCTCGACGTCGTCGGCGAGGCTGATGCGCTGGACGTCCGCGTAGAACCCGTCGCCGGTGGTGTCCCGGAGCGTCCGGCCGGTGAGCAGGATGGACTCGAAGACCTCTCTTGGGTCCTGGCCGAGGCTGTTCAATTCCTGGACGATGTGGTTGACGTCCTGCAGGAGCGAGAGCAGGAACTCGTCCTCCGCCGTCCCGATCAGCCCCCGCACCGCCTGGGCGAATCGGACGTAGAAGACGGTGTCGTCGAGTCTCTCACCGGTGGTGTCGTACTCCAGGATCTCGAGACGGTAGCGGGACTTCAGCCGGTCGAGCAGGTTCTCGACGATCGCGGTCTCTTCGACGTTCAGGCTGATCGTGACTCTCCCGGGGTCCGGCCTCCGGTCGTCGAAGTCGATGTAGGCGATGTTCGCCCCCGCCCCGGTGACGTAGGTGAGGAGTTCGAAGAGGGATCCGGGTTCGTGAGGGAGGTATACGGAGAATTTGAGAAACCCGAGCGTCGGGAGCGACTCCTGGAGGTAGCCGATCGCGTGGAGGTCTCTCTTCATCCGGGTGTAACTCTCCGGCTCTGCGGTCACCTCAAAGAATACCGTGGCGGGATCGATCCGGCGGTCGTACTGGATGCGGATGATGTTGCCCGAGTAAGACTTGACGATCTCGGCCGCGCGATGCAGCGCGCCCGGTTTGTCGGGCATTCTGGCTACAAAAGAGTATTTATTCACCCGGTTCACCTTGTGGTTTATATAGGTGAGCGGCCGTCCTATAAGCACTTTTTTGTGCGTTCCGGCAGCCGGAACAAGAAAAGGGAGGTTTTTCTGCCTTCACACCATCCTGTCGCGGCCGGTCACGCCGCCATGAGTTTCTGATGCACCGCCTGTGCCCAGGCGCGGACGGCTTCCCAGTCGCGGAAGTCTCCGGTCTTTGCCCGGATCATCTTGACGATGGTGCGGTCGGTGAAGGAGAGGCCGCTGCTCTCCAGTCTGCCCGGGAAGACACCGACCTCCACCGGGTTGACGAGCAGCCTGACCGAGTCCATCGATGCTTCCGCTTTCCTGAGGATCTCGGGCCCCCCGTCTGCGACCGTGAGGCCCACGGCGAAGTAGGCGACCGGGATGGTGCGCAGGCGCTGCTGGTTCTTCTCGATGAAGACCTGCGGTTCCGGAAGCCACTTCCCCATGTATATCGGGCTTCCGATGACGGCGGCCCGGTACGGGGAGATGTCCTGAACCTCTCCCACCGGCCTGACATCGACATCAACGCCTGCTTTACGGAGTTCGTTGCCGATCGCCTCTGCCACTTCCGCGGTCGAGCCGTAGCGGGTGGCGTAGGCAACAAGAATCCTCTCTGCCATGAGTAGTTACTTCTTGCTCGACCGGTCTTATTCGTTGCGGGTCGGGTTATCTTCTTATGGATTGGCTCCCCTTTCAGGTTCGATGGCGACAAGAGATGAGGATGCCGAACGATGGTATCACAGAGGTCAGGTTCTCTGCACCACCCGATGCTTCAACGATGCGGTCGTCTGTTACGATAAGGCACTTGAACTCTCTCCCGACGACCCTCTCCTCTGGAAAAGGAAGGGGTTTGCTCTCATCAAGGCCGGCCGCTACGACGAGGCGGTCGCCTGCTTCGATAAGGCGCTCGCCGCAGATCCCGACGATGCGACGGCATGGCAGCGGAAGAGCTACGCTCTCGCGCACCTCGGGAAACACGAAGATGCGGTCGCCTGCTGTGATCGGGCGCTCAGGCTTGACCCGGAGCACATTCTCGCCTGGCAGAGCCGGGGCTGGGTGCTCGGGGTGATGTGCCGTTACGACGAGGCGCTGGAATGTTATGAGGCGGTTCTCTCGATCGACCCGGAACGTGGGTCGGCAGCCTGGCACCGGGAGCGGATGCGGGAGAGGAGAGAACTCGCGGCGCTCGAGGCAGAGATCCGGGAGGCCGAGCGGATCATCGAGGTGCCGGCCTGCATCCGCGACGTCGCCCGGGAGCGGGACTACGCCAACGTCGATCTCGCGCGGATGCTGCTTTGCGAACTCGCCCGCCGGGCAGAGAGGGCGGCGATCCAGCGCCGGTGAACGTGGGCGGTCTTCCCTGGAATCTATCTTTTAAACCGTCTTGAAAAAAAGGGCGTGAAGAAGGGATTCTATCCCTATCCGGTGAACCCGCTTCACCGGTGCGCAAAATACGCGCTTACCCGGCCGCCGTCCGCCGAATCGATCCGGGCAAACCCGATCCGCTCGAACTGGACGACGCGGTCGGTCTCTCCCGCGACCAGCGGCTCGCAGAACCCTTCGAGGCTCCCGTCCTGCCGGAGAAGGGTGCAGGGGAGTTTCGCGTCCGCCGGCAGCCACTGGATGATCGGCGCCTTCTCGTGCCGGGCCTCTTCGAGCGAGTCGCCCGCGTAGGATACCCGCAACGCATCGCCGTCCCACTCGATCTTCACGTTGTAGAGGTCTTTTAACCTGACCATGCTCTTCCCTTCGATATCCGCCCGCGGGAGGAGGATTGCTCCCTCCGCGACGAGGGTGCGAACCCCCCGGGAGGGATCGTTCGGATGGAGAAGAGCATGCGCCTCACGGCGCGGGGCGCCCTCCACCGTGACCTCGACCGGGTCGGGGACGAAGAAGTAGCGGTTCGCCTTCGGGTCGACGAGCTCCTTGTTCCGGGAGTAGAGGTTCTCCCACGAGAACGATATGTCGGTCTCCCCGATCCCGATATCGACCATGGCGTTCCGGACGGCCTCCGGCTCGATGCCGCGACGCGCGATCGCCCGCATCGTCCCGAGGTGGATGTCGTCCCAGCCCGTGTAGAGGCCGCTCTTGATCCCTTCGCGCATCCCCGACGTCGAGAGAACGACGCCCGATATCCCCATACGGCCGTAGTGGCGGTAGACCGGCGGCTTCCAGCCGAAGTAGTCGAAGATGTACCGCTGGCGTCTCGTGTTCGCGATATGGTCCTTGCCGCGGATGACGTGAGTGATCCCGAGCAGGTGGTCGTCCACCGCGACCGAGAAGTTCATCAGCGGAAAGACCGTGGCGTCCACCCGCGGGTGGAGCGGCGCGTTCACGATCCGCATCGCGGAGTAGTCCCGCATCGCCGGGTCGGGGTGGGTGAGATCCGTCTTCACCCGGACGGTCGCGTCGCCCTCGTAGAACTCCTGATCAAGCATCTGCTGCCAGAGTTCCAGGTTCTCCTCCACCGTCCGCTCCCGGCAGGGGCAGGCCTTCCCCTTGAGTTTGAGTTCGCGGAAGCGTTCGGAGTCGCAGACGCAGACGTAGGCGCCGCCGAGTTCGATCAGTCTCCTGCACCAATCGTAGTAGATATCGAGGCGGTCGCTCTGGTAGACGATATCGGTGATCCCGAGCCCCAGCCACGCGATATCTTCCCGGACCATCTCGTATGCCTCGGGATCGACCCTCCGCGGGTCGGTATCCTCGATGCGGAGGACGTATCGGCCGCCGTAGCGCTTGACGTAGTAGTCGTTCAAGATGGAGGCGCGGGCATGCCCGAGGTGCAGCGGGCCGCTCGGATTCGGCGCAAACCGCATCACCACGCCGTTCTCCGCCCCCTCGAGAGCAGGGAGTTCCCGGACGTGTTCGTGCGTCTCGGTGAGTTCCGCGAGAAGTTCGGGCGCGAGTGCTTCGAGCCGGCTCTTCCTCTCCGCCGCGCTCATCTGCGCCACCTCTGCGACCGCCTTCCCTGCAAGAGGGCCGAGTTCCCGCGCACGGCTCCGGAACTCGGGGTGCTTGCCGAGCACCGTGCCGATGACCGTCCCGCTCTTCGGGGCGCTGTCGTGCTTCACCGCGTTCTGCAGAGCGTAGATAAAGAGCAGGTGCTCGATATCGCCGTCCATGGTATCAGTTGCCTCGAGCAATGAAGAAATCGGCGATCTCCTCAAGAAGCCGCCTCTCCTCCGTGTCCGGGAGAATCGAGAGCGCCTGTTTCGCGACGGCTGCCCGTTCGACGGCGACCGCCCTGACCTGGTCGATGACCCCGGCCTCCCGGAGCCGGGCGATCAGGTCGTCGATCTCGGCAGTGGAGAGTTCTCTCCGGTACGGAACGAGATCGATCCCCTTCTCCCGCGCCCGGATAGCAATCAGGGTCTGTTTCCCTTCCCGGATATCCGACGCCCGGTCCTTGCCGCTCGCTTCACTGCTCGCAAGGAGATCGATGAGGTCGTCCTGTATCTGGAAGGCGATCCCGCTGTTCACCCCGTACTGATAGAGGGCGTCGGCCTGGACGGGATTTGCTCCGGCAAGGATTCCACCGATGGCGGCGGATGCCCCGTAGAGGACACCGGTCTTCTTGCTGACCATCTCCAGGTACTCCACCTCCTGGACGTCGCTCCTCTTCTCGAAGGCCATGTCCATGCTCTGCCCGTCGCAGATGTCGGTGCACGTCCGGGCAAGCATCTTCACCGCCCGGATCTTGGCGGCGTCCGCGGCTTCCGAGAAGCAGATGAACTCGAACGCCTTTGCATACAGCACGTCCCCGGCAAGAATCGCCGTCGGTTCGTCCCAGACCGTATGCACCGTCGGCACGCCGCGCCGGGCGGCGTCGCCGTCCATGATGTCATCGTGGATGAGGGTGAAGTTGTGGGTCAGTTCGAGCGAAAGGGCCGCCGGGAGCAGGTCGTCGGAGCTCCCCTTCCTCACCGCATCCGCAGCGAGAATGACGACCGCCGGGCGGAGGCGTTTGCCCCCCGCAAGCAGCAGGTGGGCGCTCGCCCGGAAGAGGTCGCCGTGGACATCTCCGAAGTAACGGTGGAGCGCCTTGTCGATCCGCTCAGCATTCTTCTCCAGGTAGTCTTCAAGCGTCGTCATGCATTGTCTCCTACTTTATCAACAGTCTGCTCCCGTTCCGGAGGATATGGAGGTCGTTGCCGAGCGTATACCCGAGCTCCTCCGCGAACCTCGCGTAGCCGCCGGTCATCCCGATGTCGCCGTGAGACGGGACGATATGCTGGGGATTTAAGAGATGCAGGAACTCGTAGTGGTCCTCTTTGTAAGCGTGACCCGAGACGTGCAGTTCATCGAAGATCCGCACGCCCGCCATCTTGGCACGGGCCTCGACCAGGTAACGCTGGCCGTAGTTCATTGGGTTCGGGATCACCTTTGCGGAGAAGAGGATCTTGTCGCCCTTCTCCATCTTGTAGGGGGTGTCCCCCATCACGATCCTTGTCAGGATGGCGCCTGTCTCTCCCTGGTGGCCGGTGACGATCGGGAGGAACTTATCCTTCCCGGTCTTCATGATCCGGCGCAGCGTCCTATCAACGGTCCGGCGGTTGCCGAACATGGAGAGGGACTCGGGGAACGCGACCAGTTTCAACTGTTCGGCCGCCGAGCTGTAGCGCTCCATCGACCGCCCGAGCAGGACCGGTTTTCTGCCGATCTCGTGGGCACATTCGGCGATGGCCTTGACACGGGATATATGCGACGAGAACGTCGAGACGAAGAGAGCGCCTTTGTCGTCCTCGTAACTCGTGATGGTATCCCGTACGAGGTCCCGCGCGATCCTCTCGCTCGGGCACCGGCCGTTATCGGCGATGTTGACGCTCTCCGTGATGAGGGCAATGACACCCTCCTTCCCGATCTGCCGCAGCCTGGCGAAGTCAGGGGGCGCCCCGAGCACCGGCGTCCGGTCGAGTTTGAAGTCGTTTGCATAGACGACCGCGCCTCTTGGCGTGTGCAGGACCGGGAAGACCGTATCGATGATCGAGTGCTGGGCCTGCACGAACTCGAGCGTCAGGTGCGGGGAGATGGTATAGCGCTGCCCGGCTTTCAGGGCGAAGAGCTTGTTGTTCACTCCGAACTTCTGTTCGCCTGCAATTTGCTGTCGGATCAGTTCCGAGGTGTAAGGCGTGCTGATGATCGGGGCGTTGTAGCGGTGCGCCAGTTTCGGTATAGCACCGATATGGTCAAGGTGTCCGTGCGAACAGACGATAGCCTTGACGCTCCCCTCGGTCGCATTCATGATGGTGTCATCAGGAATGGCCTTCATCTCGATCAGGTCCAGGGAATGCATATTCTCGATATCAGCATCCTCGTGGATCATCACCTGGTCGAGCCTAAGACCCATATCAAAGATGACAATCTCTTTTCCGCAGCGGACGGCAGTCATATTTCTGCCGACTTCGTTATATCCGCCCACTGCTATGATCTCAATATCCATGTAGTCTCCTTGTAGAGTTTTTCCGTTGTTAGTCGCTGTTTTCAATCATTTGCCGGGTCAGGCCGGTTATATACGTCCTGGCGTGCCGGAGATCCGCTACAGACCGGGATCCCGTCAGGAACATCGCCACGCGGAGTTCGCGGTGCATCGCTTCGACGGCCAGAGAGAGCGCGTTCTCGCTCTCCATGGCTGGTTTCAAGAGGGGGAGCGCCATGCCCCCGAGGTCTGCCCCGAGAGCGATGGCCTTAGCGATGTCGACACCTGTTCGTAGTCCGCCCGTCGCGATGATCGGGCCTTCTATCGTCCGCACCTCGTGGAGGCTCACCACCGTCGGTATGCCCCACGAGAGGAATGCCTCCCCGAGATCGGCGAGTTCGGAGCCGCTCGCCCGCAGGCGTTCAATCTTCGCCCACGACGTGCCTCCGTAGCCGCCGATATCGATGGCGCTTGCTCCGGCACCCCGGATAATCCTTGCGGTTCCGGCCGATATGCCGGAACCTGTCTCCTTCACGATGACGGGGTAGGAGAACTCTTTGCAGAGGTTGCGCAGCACTTCGATGCATCCCTCTGCGTTGTGATCGCCCTCCGGCTGAATCGCTTCCTGAAGCGAATTGATGTGGATGGCGATCGCCTGTGCATCGATCATCTCGACAGCCCGCTCCGCCCACTCGATGCCGTGGTCGCGGAGCTGGATGATTCCAAGGTTCGCGCAGAGGAACGCGTGTGGCGCTTCCTCCCGCACGACAGTGAAACTCTCCTCCAGTTCGGGCTTCTCCAGTGCCGCTCGCTGAGAACCGACACCCATGCCGAGGTTATACCGTTCGGCGGCACGTGCCAGCCGTCGGTTCACCTCGAGGGTGTCCGGATGTCCTCCGGTCATCGCTGCAATGAAGAGGGGGGAACCGAGTGCTCTATCGAGGAACCGCGTCTTCGTCTCGATCGCGTCCATGTCGCACTCGGGAAGAGCGTTATGCACCAGGCGCACGTCCCCAAAGCCGGCGTCGCCGGCCTCGACGGGCTGCTCGCAGCATATCTGCAGGTGATCCCGTTTTCTTGAAGACGTCGCGGTCTCTTTCTTCATGGTTTACTCCTTTGCGGTTATCATTGTTCCGCCATGCTCGATACCGTCCAGGAACCGGCCGATCTTCGAGACATGGAAGATGTGTGAATCGATGCCGGCATCGGCCAATGCCAGGAGTTCCGCAAGTTTGCCTCGCATGCCCCCGGTCACGTCGGTGTTTCCCGACCCGCCGACATCGAGCGACTCCACCGTGCTGCGGTCGATACGCGGGACGACCGAGCCGTTCGCGAGGACGCCGGGAACATCCGTTGCAAGGCCCACCCGCCTGCTTTTGAGAGCGGCGGCAAGATGGGTCACGAGCTGGTCGCCCGAGACGATGCAGGAGCCCCGGAGACGGTCCATCACCACGTCGCCGTGCAGCACGGGCACAATGCCGTGTTCCGACATTTCGGCGATGTGGCGGGTCTCGAACGAGACCAGACGTCCGTTTTCGGCGAGGCCGAGGTCGAGGGGGTGGATGCCGATTGCCTCGACCCCCGCGTCCCGCAGAGCGTCGACGACCGCCGTGTTCAGGCTTGAGACGGCGGTATGTGTCTCGTAGACGCCGGGGACGTTCTCTCCGGTCAGGCCGTCGTTGATCCGGTAGCGACGGGCCTCGGGATGCCCGCACGACCCCGCGCCGTGGACGAGCACGAGAGCGGTCTCTCTCTGTGCGGCAAGTTCTACCGCGATCTCGCGGAGGCGGGCGTGATCGATGGCACAATCCCCCGACTTGTCGGTGATCACGCTCCCCCCCAGTTTCAGTACCACTCTCTCAGTCATGCTTCTCTTTTCTCGCGCCGTCCGTATCTATCGACGTGATGATTGCTCTTCCTTCGCAGGCCTCGATGGCCCCGGCAACCCGGCTCTTCGCACGCCTCGGACAGAGGGCGACGATGCACCCGCCGCCTCCGGCCCCCGTGATCTTTGCGCCGTATGCGCCGCTTGCCCGCGCCGCAAGCACGAGTTTGCTGCTCACCGGGTGCCCCACGCCGAGCGCTTCCAGGAGGGCGTGGTTCATGTCCATATACTGCCCGAGTTCCTTCGGGTTGCTGATGTTATGGAGGGCTGCAAGCGTCAGCGCCCCGATCGCGTCCAGGATCGGGTTCGCGACCTCGGGGTGTTTTCGCTGGAGTGTCCCGACCAGTTCCACCATCTTCGCGGTACTGTGCGGCACCAGGGTGTTCCCCACGACGACCTGCAGGTTCTCGGGCGGCAGTCTCCGCTTGGAGTTCCCCGTGATCAGCACCATGCCGCCGTTTGCACAGACGTAGGTGTCGGTGGGGCTTGCCCGCCCTTTCTGAACTTTCTTCTCGATGGCAAACGCGGTCTCTGCGATGTAATCCCGGGTGTGCCCGAGATTGAACTCGTCATTGATCGCAGAGAGCGTCGCCACCGTCACCGCGGCCGACGACCCGAGCCCCGACGAACTCTGGAGCTGGGAGTGGACGTAGACACTGCCCCGGGCACCCATCATCC
This sequence is a window from Methanoculleus horonobensis. Protein-coding genes within it:
- the fni gene encoding type 2 isopentenyl-diphosphate Delta-isomerase gives rise to the protein MKKETATSSRKRDHLQICCEQPVEAGDAGFGDVRLVHNALPECDMDAIETKTRFLDRALGSPLFIAAMTGGHPDTLEVNRRLARAAERYNLGMGVGSQRAALEKPELEESFTVVREEAPHAFLCANLGIIQLRDHGIEWAERAVEMIDAQAIAIHINSLQEAIQPEGDHNAEGCIEVLRNLCKEFSYPVIVKETGSGISAGTARIIRGAGASAIDIGGYGGTSWAKIERLRASGSELADLGEAFLSWGIPTVVSLHEVRTIEGPIIATGGLRTGVDIAKAIALGADLGGMALPLLKPAMESENALSLAVEAMHRELRVAMFLTGSRSVADLRHARTYITGLTRQMIENSD
- a CDS encoding isopentenyl phosphate kinase, whose product is MTERVVLKLGGSVITDKSGDCAIDHARLREIAVELAAQRETALVLVHGAGSCGHPEARRYRINDGLTGENVPGVYETHTAVSSLNTAVVDALRDAGVEAIGIHPLDLGLAENGRLVSFETRHIAEMSEHGIVPVLHGDVVMDRLRGSCIVSGDQLVTHLAAALKSRRVGLATDVPGVLANGSVVPRIDRSTVESLDVGGSGNTDVTGGMRGKLAELLALADAGIDSHIFHVSKIGRFLDGIEHGGTMITAKE
- a CDS encoding RNase J family beta-CASP ribonuclease, with product MDIEIIAVGGYNEVGRNMTAVRCGKEIVIFDMGLRLDQVMIHEDADIENMHSLDLIEMKAIPDDTIMNATEGSVKAIVCSHGHLDHIGAIPKLAHRYNAPIISTPYTSELIRQQIAGEQKFGVNNKLFALKAGQRYTISPHLTLEFVQAQHSIIDTVFPVLHTPRGAVVYANDFKLDRTPVLGAPPDFARLRQIGKEGVIALITESVNIADNGRCPSERIARDLVRDTITSYEDDKGALFVSTFSSHISRVKAIAECAHEIGRKPVLLGRSMERYSSAAEQLKLVAFPESLSMFGNRRTVDRTLRRIMKTGKDKFLPIVTGHQGETGAILTRIVMGDTPYKMEKGDKILFSAKVIPNPMNYGQRYLVEARAKMAGVRIFDELHVSGHAYKEDHYEFLHLLNPQHIVPSHGDIGMTGGYARFAEELGYTLGNDLHILRNGSRLLIK
- a CDS encoding polyprenyl synthetase family protein, whose translation is MTTLEDYLEKNAERIDKALHRYFGDVHGDLFRASAHLLLAGGKRLRPAVVILAADAVRKGSSDDLLPAALSLELTHNFTLIHDDIMDGDAARRGVPTVHTVWDEPTAILAGDVLYAKAFEFICFSEAADAAKIRAVKMLARTCTDICDGQSMDMAFEKRSDVQEVEYLEMVSKKTGVLYGASAAIGGILAGANPVQADALYQYGVNSGIAFQIQDDLIDLLASSEASGKDRASDIREGKQTLIAIRAREKGIDLVPYRRELSTAEIDDLIARLREAGVIDQVRAVAVERAAVAKQALSILPDTEERRLLEEIADFFIARGN
- a CDS encoding glutamate--tRNA ligase, encoding MDGDIEHLLFIYALQNAVKHDSAPKSGTVIGTVLGKHPEFRSRARELGPLAGKAVAEVAQMSAAERKSRLEALAPELLAELTETHEHVRELPALEGAENGVVMRFAPNPSGPLHLGHARASILNDYYVKRYGGRYVLRIEDTDPRRVDPEAYEMVREDIAWLGLGITDIVYQSDRLDIYYDWCRRLIELGGAYVCVCDSERFRELKLKGKACPCRERTVEENLELWQQMLDQEFYEGDATVRVKTDLTHPDPAMRDYSAMRIVNAPLHPRVDATVFPLMNFSVAVDDHLLGITHVIRGKDHIANTRRQRYIFDYFGWKPPVYRHYGRMGISGVVLSTSGMREGIKSGLYTGWDDIHLGTMRAIARRGIEPEAVRNAMVDIGIGETDISFSWENLYSRNKELVDPKANRYFFVPDPVEVTVEGAPRREAHALLHPNDPSRGVRTLVAEGAILLPRADIEGKSMVRLKDLYNVKIEWDGDALRVSYAGDSLEEARHEKAPIIQWLPADAKLPCTLLRQDGSLEGFCEPLVAGETDRVVQFERIGFARIDSADGGRVSAYFAHR
- the mvk gene encoding mevalonate kinase, which gives rise to MATWSAPGKVFLFGEHAVVYGKPGVAMAIKPRVFVTVRKSRNPTRPKSPYIDECFRMMGARGSVYVHSQLQSSSGLGSSAAVTVATLSAINDEFNLGHTRDYIAETAFAIEKKVQKGRASPTDTYVCANGGMVLITGNSKRRLPPENLQVVVGNTLVPHSTAKMVELVGTLQRKHPEVANPILDAIGALTLAALHNISNPKELGQYMDMNHALLEALGVGHPVSSKLVLAARASGAYGAKITGAGGGGCIVALCPRRAKSRVAGAIEACEGRAIITSIDTDGARKEKHD